CGCTGGAATCTGTCCGTTTCGAGTAGAATCCAGTTACTGTGACACGAGCTGTTTCCGATAACTCGAACAACAACTTGCCGCGCGCTACGGCCGACTCTAAGCCGCTTTCGCGCTGCCCAGTTACGATATGGGTACGAAAGCCGTCGCGGTTCTGAATACCACCCGAGAGGCTGGCGGCGATATTATTATTGATAGGACCGCTGACGAACCCGCGCACGTTGATGTCGTTGTAATTGCCGTAGCTGGCGCTAATCTTTCCGGTAATGTCGAAGCTCGGGGCCATCGTGCTGATGAGGATCGCACCTCCTGTCGCGTTCTGACCGTAAAGTGACCCTTGTGGACCTTTAAGCACCTCAATACTTTGGACATCAGGCAAATCCATCTGGGTGGCGGATTGCTGCGGCTGGTATACGCCGTCAAGATAGATGGCTACGTTTGAGTTGTCCCCTACGTTGGCACCGGTCGACGACACGCCCCGGATTGCGGGCTGCAGGAAGCCGCCCTGCAGCTGCATCACTACGGAAGGCGCGACCTGCGCGATATCGGAGGTCGAATTCACACCTGACCGGGCCAAATCATCCGCGGACAGCACTTTGATCGACATCGGGACATCCTGAAGCAATTCCGATCGCCGCTGTGCTGTCACGACGATATCGCTGCCCGTGTCGACCGCTTGTGCGGCTGGACCTTTAACCTCGGTTTGCGCGAAGGTCTTTGCCGGTAAGAGAAGAATAGCGCCAGCAAACAAGGCACTGCGAAACTGTGGTCCCGTACTATTCATGAACGGCTCCCCCCGTTGTTGGATGTAGGTAGATTATTTTGCAAGTATAGGTATTGTCTTGTGCTAATTAGGTATTAACAATCCCATCACTCTGTAAGAACAATGTCGTTCTTAGAATTCAATTCAATTTATGGTGACGCGGAGTCCGTCTTTTTTTCGCAGACTCCCGGATCGCATCAATGACCTTCATGCAGGCAAGGCCATCAGCGAAGGTTGCCGGTGCCGCCGGACTGGGAGAGCACTTGCCTTCGATCCGCGCTCGCAGCACCTCGCAGAGCCGCGTATAGGGAGCGATCTCGTGCGAAGTGAGGAACTGCCATTCGGTGCTTTCGTGACGAGGATCCAGAAGGGGCTCAGTCACTGTCGGCAGGGCGAGATCGGCGGGAACGGTTAGCTCGCGCGCGCCTTCCATGTTGGCGAGCCACACCGCTTCACCCTCGGTCCACAGTGTTCCTTTGGTGCCGGCGACGCGGTAAAGGCCGGTCGCTGGTCCCAACGCGCCCGAGGTCTGCTGCATGATACCCGACACGCCGTTGACCAGCCGAAAGCGCACCACGAAGGAGTCTTCTATTCGCTCAGCTGCATCGCACACTTTCGTCAAGTCGGCGCTCACTGAGGCGAATTCGCCGATCTCGGTGCGGATCTGATCGATGATGTGCGACCCCGACGCGCCGAGCCAGCCTCCCCCCATTGCAGGATCGAACCACCAGCGCGGCAAGTCGGAAGCAAAATCCCTTACGTAGCCGCCAAAGCCGACGAGCGATGCAAAGCGGGGCTCGCCGATCAGGCCCTGAGCAATCGCGCGGGCAACGAGCGCGCGTTGCGGGACGAAGCGAAACTCGTGGCCAAGCATGTGCACCTTGCCTGCAGTCACCGCCGCGTCGAGCAAGGTTTGTGCTTCGCCTACGCTGGTGACGAAAGGCTTCTCGCACAGGACGTGGCAGCCGAGCGCCAACGCATCGAGCGAAAGCGCCGAGTGTTCATACGGCGGCGCGGCGATCGCAACGGTGCCGGCGCCAGTATGCGCTATTGCCTCTGTGAGGTCAGTGAACGAATTGGGGACTTGGTTGATGGCCGCGCGAGCGGAGGTTCGCGCGCGGTCGGTGCCGACGAGGCCCACCACGTCGAAACCCGCTGCGCGCAGGGCCGGAACCTGGATTCTGCACCCGAAGCCCGTGCCGACGACTATCGCGCGCAGCGCAGGATTCGCGGCGGAATTATCTAATGTCATGGTAAATCCTCATTCAATATCGCGGCATGGAGCGGAGCCGGCGCTACATCACCACGTGGACCTTCGTCTGGTCGTTGGATGAGCGTAGCTGCTCGAACGTCGCGGGCAGGTCGTCGAGGCTGACCTCGGAGGTGATCATCATCTTCGGGTCTACTTTGCCCGCCAGCATGATGTCCGCGACCCGCTCGAACTCCTCGGGCGAGTAGGTGAGCGGAAAGCTAATTCGGACCTGCTTGAAGGCCGCTGTGGCGGGAACGACTGCGTCGGGAGACGTGCAGAAGCCGAGCGACACCACTTGCCCGAACACGGCGACGTGGTTGATGGACTGCTCGAGGAGGCCGAGCGCGCCAACGCATTCGAAAACGATCTCAGGGGAGTTCCCCAGTGCTTCGATGACTTCTCCCACTTCGTCAGGGCCGGTCTGTACGAATACGTCGGCACCCATAGCCAATGCCATCGGCGACCTGGCTACCGAGCGTGATGCGGCGACGATACGACCCGCTCCGAGACGCCGAGCCCAGAAAATGGTCGCGAGGCCCACGGATCCTGCCCCGATAACGAGCACTCTCGCACCGAGCCGCATATTGGCCATGGCGACGCCATGCATGCCGATCGCCAGCGGCTCGACAAGCGCGCCATCGGCAAGCGAAAGGGTCGCTGGAAGGCGCGTCGCGGCCCGATCGTGGATGCGCACGTATTCGCCGAAGCCACCGCCCAAAGTCATCGCGCCATTTGGACAGAACAACGGCAAACCGCGAAAACAGGCTTCGCAAGCACCGCAGCCCGCCTTGGCCATTCCGCTGACCCGGTCTCCTACGCGATGGCGTTCAACGTCCCTGCCGACCGCAACAACTTCGCCTGCAAATTCATGACCGAGTACAGATCCCACCGGGAAGTCCCAGCCATGTCCTGAGGTCATATGCAAATCCGTCCCGCATATTCCGCAGCGGCCGACCTTGACCAATAGATCGCTCGGCCCTGGTACAGGGTCCTGTAGCGTCTCGATTTGGAGGGCCTGGGCACGGTTGGGCCCCTTGAACACCGCCGCCTTCATAGCACTGCCTCTCCCGGTTTCCCGCGCCCTTTGTGGCGGCGCCCGGCGAAATCCCAGTTACCCGTCACGCTGCCGATCTCAGAGCGAGATCATAGCGCTCGACGTAATCGCCAAACCGATCGCGTATGGCTCCTTCAGTCAGGCCGAAGTCGCGCACGTCGTAGCGATGGGCGCCGTGACTATTTTCAGGCGACGCCTCTATGCGCTTGGCCATCCTGGCCTCGACTTCGGGGGTGAATTCGAGCCCCACGAAAGCATAGATCTTTTGAACCGTGGCGATCGGATTTGAGTGGAAGTCGGAATGCATGACATCGAGTACTTGAGTGGGATGCCTGGCTCGCACGCCCTCCGCCTCGCGAACGCCCTTGGCCCATTTTGCGACCTCGCGTTCGCACATGTTCCGCGCACGTTGCGCGGTTCGCCCAAGTTCCATTACGGCATGACTGTGCATAAGCAGCGCACAAAGTGACGGAATGGCCTTCGCCGGATCGCGGTGCGTCTGGATTATGCAGGCGTCGGGAAACATTTCGAAGACCCGATCGAGATGCAGGATATGCGATGGGTTCTTCAGCAGCCATCGCCGTTCGGGGTCATTGCTACCGATCAGCTGAATGCACTTGCGCACGTAGCGGGCCGAGTTGCGCTCATCCTGTGCCTGCCACCACGCATCATAAGTCGCAGCCGACCATCCGCCGTTCCAAAAGTTCGATACAAAGCTCTGACGTTGTAAGAAGATGCACTCGTCCACCTCGTCGGCGACAATATTGTGGGCAGCGCGCTGCTGGGGGCCCCAGCGCGCAGCAAGCGACGCGACTTCGGCCTGGAACAACTGATGGGAGGGCCAGCTTTCTCGCGGCGGCCGCGGCATCGGCGCGGTCAGCAGCCATTTCTCCAGTCCCTGGAACCGCGGATCGACGGCCAGCAGTTTGTGCAGCGCCGTGGTCCCTGTCCGAGGCACGCCGGTGATGACGATTGGCTTTACGATCCTAACGTCCTTGAAGCGCGGATTTTGCGCCATCGACTGATGCGCCACGGCCCGGCTGCCAAGGGCCTCGATCAACGCCGCCCAAGCCATCGCGCGACCCTGCTCAGAGAAGCTTGGGTCGTAATCCATTGACTGCAAAAGCACGTCCAAGCCTTCGCGGTAGTCGTCGCTACCGAAATCGTCATAACCCACTTTCCCGGCGGCGGCAGCGTGTAGTTGATCGAGCGCATGCCTGAAGGCTCGCGGCGCTGTTGCTGGATCGGTCATGACCTCACCACCTCCGGCGGCGTTGTGCAGCGCGTACTCGCGCGCGTAGGGCATCGGCGCGCTCTTCTGGCGTCACAACCGGCGTGTCGGGAGGCAAATGCGCGCGCAATTCGCTCAGCGCCACGCGGTGGATGACGGGCATCGGGTTCGGATCGCAATCGTACCATCGCCCGTAAATGGTGCCCTCGTTGAACCCGCCAGGATCAAGCCAGTTTGGCACTCCCGGATCTTCAAACGAGACGACGGCACGCAGCTTTCCATCAGAGCTGATGACAGAATTGGCGGCATTGAGACTAGAAAAGCGATAGACAATCTCAATTGCGTTGAAATACGGATCATTGATTTGGATATTCCAATAATGCCGTTTTTTCGGCATTTCCGTCTCTAGTATGAGCGCCTCGTCGTCATTGAGTTCGAACACGGCGGGCCAGTAAATCTGCTTTGAAAGTCCGCCGCCAGGGTATTGCACGTGAACGAACTTGTTAACGCCGACCTGGGCCTTGACTTCGTTTTGATTCCTATAAAACGCGGTGTTGTAACGAACAGGAAGTTTCGTCATTTCCTGAATGCGCTCGATAATTTGATCGGGCGTGAGCCTTGGCTTATAAGGTACGGCGTCTAGGCATTCTATCGATAGCTGCGGATCGCGCTCGTTGATCCAATCCACCATACGATAGCGAAGGATCATAGTGTCTGCCTCGCGGGCGATCTGGTGCCAGGTGCCGGTATGTCCCACTGGCCTCTCGGCGCTGAAAATCATGTCGATCTCACCGCTAGGGCCGACTTCGATGTCGCGATCGTCGAAGTCCCGCGCGAATTCCGGGTTCGACGGGCCATCTGATAGGCCCACCCAGCCCTTTTGAACGTTGAAGGTCAGCAGCGCGCACGTGCCTCTATTGCCGCTGACGCGATAGGTCAGGTCTCCCCGAATGGGCGTGTAGAGATAGATGTCATCGGGATTGGGCTGATCGGTGTAGACTGGGTTCCACAGTGGCGCCCAGTCAGGATGCTCAGCATCGGCGTGGAATTGCGCAAAATAGGCATAGGACAGGTTCATCATGATCTGCCGATAGACGTCAGCGCGATAGCGCGGGTCATCGGGCTTCCAGGTATCCGAAAGCTGGTCCACGGCGGTCTCTAATTCGGCGAGATACTCGCCAATAGTTGGTGCAACTTTGGTCATTTAATTCATCCTTCGAAACATTTTAATCACATGGCATAGTGAGCCGAGCTCAAGACCCCGGGATGCTTTCGAAAAAGGCAATTCCTTCTGCATCAAGAAGAAAATACTCCAAGTAGTGACCCAGTTCCTCGGCGTAAACATAGCAGAACCTCATATATCCCGGTGTATCGCCGCGAAGTGGAACCGATCTCTCTTCTGCCGCAATTCGATCCTCCAACTCATTCCACGCCGTAAGTCCGTCGAGAATGTAGGCCACATGATGAAATTGGATGGAAAACTGATCGACCGGTAATCGATCAGTATAAAATGCGGTGCCGGGTCCGCTGGCCTCGATAAGCTCCAACATCGTGCCGCCAGACCAGGCAAGCTTCACCCGCATATTTCCGCCTGCGGGAAGATCTGCGTCTAGGTTTGCAAACTCCTTCACCCCGTAGCGATCGCAGAAGATCGCGCAGGCACGATCGAGATCGTTTGTCACATAGGCGATTTGAACATGCTCACCGCACAGCAAGCCATTGCGGGGACTGCCATTCGTTTTGGGACGATTTACGATTTTCGTCACGCTGATCCTCTCAAGCCACTGTTATGGCGGCGCCCCGCTTCAAGCGGCTTTCCCAATCCGCAATCGACGCGCCTCCGCTACGGCGACCGGCGGCCAAATCGATAGTGGCTACTATACCTTGATTCGCTGCGCGGTCAATCATGGCTAGGCGTTTTACCACGCTTCCGCCTGAGATCCGCTCGACGGAGCTAAAATTGGAGTGATGCTCTAATAGGAATAGGATACTGAAAATATGAGAAATGATATGAAAACATTCCGTCGAAGAGCATATTTGTTCGGCGGGAAGTGCCCCTCGCAATCCCAGCGCTCCCGTGCTCTCCCGGTGGACATAGAATGATGTTCCTACTATCAAATGGCTTACGGTGTGGGAATGGCCGCCAAGGGGCCATATAAGTTTCCGCCGCGGTTTGGATCATGGTAGGACGCTGGCGTCGGCTTAATCGCCAGGCCGAAGAGCCTCGCCATCGGTACCAATCAATTGTGTCGCGGTGTGATTGAGCTGCTGTCTTGATGCACGACGAAAGGAAAAAATCCGTGCGAGACGAGATGAGGAAAAGAAAGTATCGCTCCACTGAGGAAATTGTTACCCGAATACGGGAGGCAGCCTTAGTAGAATTCAAGGCAAATGGTTTCGAACGGTCGACGACATCGAGTATAGCCAAGCGAGCGGGCGTTACCGAGCCTCAGATATTTCGGCATTTCGGATCCAAGGCGAAGTTATTTCGCAGTGCAATCTTTGAAACACTGAGCGAACAGCTTGATGAGATTTCGAAAGAGTTTCATTGGGAGGAGACGGGTCTGATGGATGCCCGTCGAAAGACTGGCTCTTTGCGACATACGGAGAGGTTGCAGGCGTTCTTGCTAGACAATTCCGATCTGATAAAATCCTTATTCATCGCGAATGCCTACGGCGCATTTGATGCGCCGCAGGTCGGTGTCGATGACAGTTTGGCAAATTACTTTCAGCTTGGAACCTCGATAATGGAGCGGCAGTCTCCCGCCTCCGACGGTGTCCCACCGCGGATCATGGTTCGCGTTTCATTTGGCGCGATTCTAGGCTGTGTGTTGTTCCGGGACTGGCTTTTCCCGCCAGGTGTGGCGAGCGAAGAGGAAATTATGCACGGTATCTCGCAGTTTGTATTTGCCGGTCTTGACGCGAGTCATCCGGAGCGGAGCTCCACATAGCTGCAGGGGTTCGATATTTTCGGTTTTCCGCTGTCGACTACTAGAATTTAGCCGAGAGGTCTTGGGGGTAATGCGGTTGCGGTCAGATGCTGGACCTCATTCCCCTGTCGGCGGCGGAGAGCGCGGGAGGGGGGCTGGCCCTTCAGCTAGAGACCAGTGAGGGAGTACCTCTGCCTCAGGCCACACCTCAAGTTCACCGAGACGCGGCATTGGTTGTCGTGGGGTGCGGGCAGCTTGCCCGCCGGTATGTCGTAGTAGCTGGGTGTCCCGACAAGGTCAGGCTCTGCGTTGTGCCTGCCGGGCTTTTGCGCCAATGACAAGCCGAGCTTCGCCGCCTCGCCTCAGGTTGCCGGTTGTCCAATTAGCCCTCACTTGAGGGCGAAACAACTTGCCCGACAAAGCCCCGCGCCCGGCGATGGCGCTGACACTGCCAGGTTCAACGTGAGTCGAGCAATGGCGATCATTCTGACCGATATCAGGTAGCGCCGGTGACAAACGTTTCTGGGCGACGACGGAAGGAACCGATCTTGGATTGGGAGAGCAAAGCACTACGTAAGCACTGCTACAGCCTCGTCCATCCGATGAGCGACGCTGGCAGCCCCGATGACTATGAAGCGCGCCCCGTCCATCGAGTTCCGGCCTTGCGCTCCCGATGTCATGCAAAATCAAGAAAACACGTCACCTCGTCGAAATTGAGCCTCAATGATCGCGGCCCGACTTGTGGGTCTTTCCTCGCTCTCGGCGACCCGGCACTCATTGCAGCCCAAACGCGACTTCAGCCGGATAACGCCATCACATGATCGACATCTCCAAACTAATTCGAACCGCTACTGAGGACACGGGCTTGTCGAATTTCGGCGAGGACACGTGGCAGGAAGGGCTGGAGGTCCTGGCAAAATCCGTCAAGGAGGAAGCCGATCTCAACGCTGCAGGGCAGGCTTCATTTGAAAGGACGGTCGTCTCGCTTCTAAGCCGGAGACTTGAAGTCGAAGATTGGCACGTGCGTTATCCCGAAATCGATGAGGAAAGCCTCGAGGCGCCGCTGATCGTGCTTGGACTCCCCCGCACCGGCTCAACTGCCCTGCATAACCTACTCGCGCAAGACCCCAAGGTCCGGGTGCTGCGCAACTGGGAATCAACGTTCCCTTGCCCGCCGCCGGAAACGGCAACTCAGTTCAGCGATCCACGCATCGCGCTTGTCGAGCGTCAGTTAGCGCTCGGCGATAAGGCCATGCCGCGGATGAAGCAAATGCTACCGATGACGGCAACGTCACCGATCGAAGACCAGTTCATCATGGGCCACGATTTCAAGTCCCAGGTCTTCATGCCGATGTTTCACGTCCCTTCCTACGTGAAATGGTTCGATGATGAAGCCGACCTGGTTCCAACGTTTCGCTACGTAAAACGCGTTTTAAAGCTACTGCAATGGAGGTGTCCGCCAAAGAAATGGCGACTGAAAAATCCAAGCTACTCGCAGTGCATAGACGCGCTGGATCAGGTCTTTCCTGGCGCGCAATATTGCATGACGCATCGTCCAGTAGAGGAGGTAATTCCATCGATGGCGGATCTCTATCTTGAGATCGCCAGCGTGAACACCGACTCTGTTGACCCCCTTTGGCTCGGTGAGGTTGCTGCAAATAATTGCGAAAATGGTATGCGCCGGATGCTTTCATTTCGAGAGGCGGGCAATGAGCATCGCTTCTTCGATATTCATTTCAAAGCCTTGCAGACCGAACCCATTCAGGTGATCGAAAATCTCTATGTCTTCCTCGGAGAAAAGTTCACAGCCGATGCTGGAGCAGCGATGCTATCTTGGCGTGAGGAGACGCCCCGTGACAAACATGGTCGTCATGAGTACAGTGCCGCGGATTTCGGATTGGACCGGGATACTTTACGCGAGAGATTCAGATTCTACTCAGAAAAATTGGGTTCGTCCATTGTTTGACATCAATCCACGCGGTGGATCAATAAAGGGTAGCATCGGTATCGTATCTCAGTTGGGTCACAAGGTCGATCTTACAGCACCTTTTGAAGGGTTTGGCGGTCTTCTCCCCGATGCGCGGCTGAATTCGATTGCCAGCCATCATCAACGATTGGACCCCTTCGTCGGGGGGGCGATCGCAATGAAGACCTCTCGACGAGAATGGGCGGCAGACTGGCCATTGCCGTTCCTCGCCATGCTGGGCGTC
The window above is part of the Novosphingobium sp. G106 genome. Proteins encoded here:
- a CDS encoding TetR/AcrR family transcriptional regulator codes for the protein MRDEMRKRKYRSTEEIVTRIREAALVEFKANGFERSTTSSIAKRAGVTEPQIFRHFGSKAKLFRSAIFETLSEQLDEISKEFHWEETGLMDARRKTGSLRHTERLQAFLLDNSDLIKSLFIANAYGAFDAPQVGVDDSLANYFQLGTSIMERQSPASDGVPPRIMVRVSFGAILGCVLFRDWLFPPGVASEEEIMHGISQFVFAGLDASHPERSST
- a CDS encoding alcohol dehydrogenase catalytic domain-containing protein, whose protein sequence is MKAAVFKGPNRAQALQIETLQDPVPGPSDLLVKVGRCGICGTDLHMTSGHGWDFPVGSVLGHEFAGEVVAVGRDVERHRVGDRVSGMAKAGCGACEACFRGLPLFCPNGAMTLGGGFGEYVRIHDRAATRLPATLSLADGALVEPLAIGMHGVAMANMRLGARVLVIGAGSVGLATIFWARRLGAGRIVAASRSVARSPMALAMGADVFVQTGPDEVGEVIEALGNSPEIVFECVGALGLLEQSINHVAVFGQVVSLGFCTSPDAVVPATAAFKQVRISFPLTYSPEEFERVADIMLAGKVDPKMMITSEVSLDDLPATFEQLRSSNDQTKVHVVM
- a CDS encoding VOC family protein; the protein is MTKIVNRPKTNGSPRNGLLCGEHVQIAYVTNDLDRACAIFCDRYGVKEFANLDADLPAGGNMRVKLAWSGGTMLELIEASGPGTAFYTDRLPVDQFSIQFHHVAYILDGLTAWNELEDRIAAEERSVPLRGDTPGYMRFCYVYAEELGHYLEYFLLDAEGIAFFESIPGS
- a CDS encoding Gfo/Idh/MocA family protein, encoding MTLDNSAANPALRAIVVGTGFGCRIQVPALRAAGFDVVGLVGTDRARTSARAAINQVPNSFTDLTEAIAHTGAGTVAIAAPPYEHSALSLDALALGCHVLCEKPFVTSVGEAQTLLDAAVTAGKVHMLGHEFRFVPQRALVARAIAQGLIGEPRFASLVGFGGYVRDFASDLPRWWFDPAMGGGWLGASGSHIIDQIRTEIGEFASVSADLTKVCDAAERIEDSFVVRFRLVNGVSGIMQQTSGALGPATGLYRVAGTKGTLWTEGEAVWLANMEGARELTVPADLALPTVTEPLLDPRHESTEWQFLTSHEIAPYTRLCEVLRARIEGKCSPSPAAPATFADGLACMKVIDAIRESAKKRRTPRHHKLN
- a CDS encoding sulfotransferase → MIDISKLIRTATEDTGLSNFGEDTWQEGLEVLAKSVKEEADLNAAGQASFERTVVSLLSRRLEVEDWHVRYPEIDEESLEAPLIVLGLPRTGSTALHNLLAQDPKVRVLRNWESTFPCPPPETATQFSDPRIALVERQLALGDKAMPRMKQMLPMTATSPIEDQFIMGHDFKSQVFMPMFHVPSYVKWFDDEADLVPTFRYVKRVLKLLQWRCPPKKWRLKNPSYSQCIDALDQVFPGAQYCMTHRPVEEVIPSMADLYLEIASVNTDSVDPLWLGEVAANNCENGMRRMLSFREAGNEHRFFDIHFKALQTEPIQVIENLYVFLGEKFTADAGAAMLSWREETPRDKHGRHEYSAADFGLDRDTLRERFRFYSEKLGSSIV
- a CDS encoding sulfotransferase; this encodes MPYAREYALHNAAGGGEVMTDPATAPRAFRHALDQLHAAAAGKVGYDDFGSDDYREGLDVLLQSMDYDPSFSEQGRAMAWAALIEALGSRAVAHQSMAQNPRFKDVRIVKPIVITGVPRTGTTALHKLLAVDPRFQGLEKWLLTAPMPRPPRESWPSHQLFQAEVASLAARWGPQQRAAHNIVADEVDECIFLQRQSFVSNFWNGGWSAATYDAWWQAQDERNSARYVRKCIQLIGSNDPERRWLLKNPSHILHLDRVFEMFPDACIIQTHRDPAKAIPSLCALLMHSHAVMELGRTAQRARNMCEREVAKWAKGVREAEGVRARHPTQVLDVMHSDFHSNPIATVQKIYAFVGLEFTPEVEARMAKRIEASPENSHGAHRYDVRDFGLTEGAIRDRFGDYVERYDLALRSAA